A region of Diospyros lotus cultivar Yz01 chromosome 3, ASM1463336v1, whole genome shotgun sequence DNA encodes the following proteins:
- the LOC127798251 gene encoding NAC domain-containing protein 40-like, protein MGEGSRREMELSIETSSMFPGFRFSPNDEELISFYLSKKLQGCDECVEVIAEVDLCKYDPWDLPAKAVIQSDNEWFFFSPRGRKYPNGTQSKRATESGYWKATGKERNVKSGSNAIGTKRTLVFHKGRAPKGERTEWIMHELCMNGMSQDSLVVCRLRKNYDFRLNDGQSSSSGRQLQTEGDGNVNSLEADVIEQSGIPEGAKAVESCSKEGSSSYTSHSVQEQTDSGYESNQNLTRECSEPGSSSYQVGDEGYCYDDFADIMEDDIVTLDGSLLAPTPNLLPAAADKKSEDQRPPQEHVQETSLHLDPLQGAANRRIRFRRQTPETGNFEPVEVDASNRHSIEELTRPSPEQPPKCILSLVSDRGVSRSTRSLVFIFLGLLLVFVSLLEVPWQRKGFKYPSL, encoded by the exons atgggtgAAGGAAGTAGGAGAGAGATGGAGCTTTCGATAGAGACGTCGTCGATGTTCCCGGGGTTTCGATTCTCCCCCAACGACGAGGAACTCATATCCTTCTACCTCAGCAAGAAGCTCCAAGGTTGCGACGAATGCGTCGAAGTCATTGCCGAGGTCGACCTCTGTAAATACGATCCCTGGGATTTACCTG CTAAAGCTGTCATTCAATCAGACAATGAGTGGTTCTTCTTTTCTCCTCGTGGAAGGAAGTACCCAAATGGAACTCAAAGTAAGAGGGCGACTGAATCTGGCTATTGGAAAGCTACGGGGAAAGAGCGAAATGTTAAGTCAGGGTCTAATGCGATTGGTACAAAGAGGACTCTGGTGTTCCATAAAGGTCGAGCACCAAAGGGGGAGAGGACAGAATGGATTATGCATGAACTCTGTATGAATGGAATGTCTCAG GATTCTTTGGTTGTTTGCCGCCTACGGAAGAACTATGACTTTCGACTAAATGATGGACAGAGTTCTTCAAGCGGAAGGCAGTTACAGACTGAAGGTGATGGTAATGTTAATTCATTAGAAGCTGATGTAATTGAACAATCAGGCATACCTGAAGGAGCTAAAGCAGTTGAATCCTGCTCGAAGGAGGGTAGCAGCAGTTATACTTCCCACTCAGTTCAGGAGCAGACTGATTCCGGATATGAGTCTAATCAGAATTTGACACGTGAGTGTTCTGAGCCTGGTTCTTCTAGCTACCAG GTTGGCGATGAAGGATATTGTTATGATGATTTTGCTGATATAATGGAGGATGATATTGTCACCCTCGACGGATCTTTACTGGCTCCAACACCTAATCTCTTGCCAGCAGCGGCTGATAAAAAATCCGAGGATCAGAGGCCGCCTCAAGAGCATGTACAGGAAACTTCATTACACCTTGATCCTCTCCAGGGCGCAGCCAACCGAAGAATCAGGTTTAGGCGGCAAACACCGGAAACTGGCAATTTCGAGCCAGTGGAGGTCGACGCAAGCAATAGGCACTCGATCGAGGAACTCACGCGTCCCAGCCCAGAGCAGCCTCCAAAATGCATCCTGAGCTTAGTTTCAGACCGGGGAGTGAGTCGCAGCACGAGGTCTCTTGTCTTCATATTCCTGGGCTTGCTGCTGGTGTTTGTGTCTTTGCTGGAAGTACCATGGCAGCGCAAAGGGTTCAAATATCCTTCCTTATGA